The following proteins are encoded in a genomic region of Micromonospora olivasterospora:
- the pstS gene encoding phosphate ABC transporter substrate-binding protein PstS, protein MKLQRHGTIACLALTAVLGLSACGSDNNEPATGASASGSAAAADCATGTLNAQGSSAQKNAMDEWIKAHQQKCSGAKINYEPSGSGAGIQAFIAGTADFAGSDSALKPEEQPQADAKCTDGKAIHLPMVIGPVAIAYNLDGVDNLQLKPATLAKIFAGKVTKWDDPAIKADNPGVTLPSTAINAVHRADSSGTTDNFTNFLSKTAEADWTFGKAKEWKAPGGTGANKSDGVASAIKGQAGTIGYVEWSYAENGGLKMAKVANGAGEFVALTAESAGKTIAGAKVEGQGDDLKMSIDYNTKEAGAYPIVLVTYEIVCGKGLAADKLPLVKGFLAHAASTEGQAALTELGYAPLPDSVRTKVESAVKNLS, encoded by the coding sequence GTGAAGCTCCAGCGGCACGGCACTATCGCCTGCCTCGCTCTTACTGCGGTGCTCGGTCTCAGTGCATGCGGCTCGGACAACAACGAGCCCGCCACCGGCGCCTCGGCCTCCGGGTCGGCCGCCGCGGCCGACTGCGCCACCGGCACCCTGAACGCTCAGGGCTCGTCCGCCCAGAAGAACGCCATGGACGAGTGGATCAAGGCGCACCAGCAGAAGTGCAGCGGCGCCAAGATCAACTACGAGCCGTCCGGCTCGGGCGCCGGCATCCAGGCGTTCATCGCCGGCACCGCCGACTTCGCCGGTTCCGACTCCGCCCTCAAGCCGGAGGAGCAACCGCAGGCGGACGCCAAGTGCACCGACGGCAAGGCCATCCACCTGCCGATGGTGATCGGCCCGGTGGCCATCGCCTACAACCTCGACGGCGTGGACAACCTCCAGCTCAAGCCGGCCACCCTGGCGAAGATCTTCGCCGGCAAGGTCACCAAGTGGGACGACCCGGCGATCAAGGCCGACAACCCCGGCGTCACCCTGCCGTCGACCGCGATCAACGCCGTGCACCGCGCGGACTCCTCCGGCACCACCGACAACTTCACCAACTTCCTGTCGAAGACCGCCGAGGCGGACTGGACGTTCGGCAAGGCCAAGGAGTGGAAGGCCCCGGGCGGCACCGGCGCCAACAAGTCCGACGGCGTGGCCAGCGCCATCAAGGGCCAGGCCGGCACCATCGGCTACGTCGAGTGGTCGTACGCCGAGAACGGCGGCCTGAAGATGGCCAAGGTCGCCAACGGCGCGGGCGAGTTCGTCGCGCTGACCGCCGAGTCGGCCGGCAAGACCATCGCCGGCGCCAAGGTCGAGGGCCAGGGCGACGACCTGAAGATGTCGATCGACTACAACACCAAGGAGGCCGGGGCCTACCCGATCGTCCTGGTGACGTACGAGATCGTCTGCGGCAAGGGCCTCGCCGCCGACAAGCTGCCGCTGGTCAAGGGCTTCCTGGCCCACGCCGCCAGCACCGAGGGTCAGGCGGCCCTGACCGAGCTGGGCTACGCCCCGCTGCCGGACTCGGTGCGCACCAAGGTCGAGTCCGCGGTCAAGAACCTCTCCTGA
- the pstC gene encoding phosphate ABC transporter permease subunit PstC — protein sequence MGETPHRSADAGTGGTRVASGQERPAGASARVAESPVSTRTPGGDGLGGGGALPRARAFGAERAFRGLTLAAGTAVLVIIAAIAVFLIAKAVPALRANTENFWTFEGWFPNDAQPKFGIGALAFGTVLSAALALLIAVPVAMGIALYLSHYAPRRLGTALGFLIDLLAAVPSVVFGLWGRDIFINPVRDFSAWLNTYFGWIPIFGGDGPFGKSVLLGALVLAIMVLPIITSLSREVFLQTPTANEEAALALGATRWEMIRTAVLPYGRPGIVAAVMLGLGRALGETIALAMTLGITFNISFNLIESGGNTIAANIANTFGEANATGRGALIASGLVLFTITLIVNITARAIIYRRREFTESAA from the coding sequence ATGGGTGAAACCCCTCACCGCTCGGCCGACGCCGGCACCGGCGGGACCCGCGTGGCCTCAGGCCAGGAGCGGCCCGCCGGTGCCTCGGCGCGTGTGGCCGAGTCACCAGTCAGCACCCGTACGCCGGGCGGGGACGGCCTCGGCGGTGGCGGCGCGCTGCCCCGGGCCCGGGCCTTCGGCGCGGAGCGCGCGTTCCGGGGTCTGACCCTGGCCGCCGGCACCGCCGTCCTGGTGATCATCGCCGCCATCGCGGTCTTCCTGATCGCCAAGGCGGTGCCGGCCCTGCGCGCCAACACCGAGAACTTCTGGACCTTCGAGGGCTGGTTCCCGAACGACGCCCAGCCGAAGTTCGGCATCGGCGCACTCGCCTTCGGCACCGTGCTCAGCGCCGCGCTGGCCCTGCTGATTGCGGTGCCGGTAGCCATGGGCATTGCGCTCTACCTGTCCCACTACGCGCCCCGCCGGCTGGGCACCGCGCTCGGCTTCCTGATCGACCTGCTCGCCGCCGTGCCGAGCGTGGTGTTCGGGCTCTGGGGCCGGGACATCTTCATCAACCCGGTCCGGGACTTCTCGGCCTGGCTGAACACCTACTTCGGCTGGATCCCGATCTTCGGCGGGGACGGACCGTTCGGCAAGTCCGTGCTGCTCGGCGCGCTGGTACTGGCGATCATGGTGCTGCCGATCATCACCTCGCTCTCCCGCGAGGTGTTCCTCCAGACCCCGACCGCCAACGAGGAGGCGGCGCTCGCGCTCGGCGCGACCCGGTGGGAGATGATCCGCACCGCCGTCCTCCCGTACGGCCGACCCGGCATCGTCGCCGCGGTGATGCTCGGCCTGGGCCGCGCGCTCGGCGAAACCATCGCGCTGGCGATGACCCTCGGCATCACCTTCAACATCTCGTTCAACCTGATCGAGAGCGGCGGCAACACCATCGCCGCCAACATCGCCAACACGTTCGGCGAGGCCAACGCCACCGGGCGGGGCGCGCTGATCGCCTCCGGCCTGGTGCTGTTCACCATCACGCTGATCGTCAACATCACCGCGCGGGCGATCATCTACCGCCGCCGGGAGTTCACGGAGTCGGCCGCATGA
- the pstA gene encoding phosphate ABC transporter permease PstA: protein MTTVANHRTRPPAQPDTLRARRLPRYAAPAIALAAVAVAAAVVYGTGIGGPVLTVVVAALLYLAGLFAASNAVEGRRAARNRTWSALIHSAFVLAVLPLASVVWTLVSKGVERLDGNFFGTSMNNIGARDANGGAYHAIVGTLEQVGIATLITVPLGILCAIYVVEYGRGRFAFAIRFFVDVMTGIPSIVAGLFVLAFWVLIVSPVFNDGRPGFSGFAAALALSVLMLPTVVRSTEEMLRLVPAPLREGAYALGVPKWKTILRIVLPTALPGIVTGVMLAIARAAGETAPVLLVAGGGAAINFNPFENNQSSLALFVYQQAGDASKYAPARAWTAALTLVALVLILTVAAKLLARRNRLGR, encoded by the coding sequence ATGACCACTGTCGCCAACCACCGCACCCGGCCGCCGGCCCAACCGGACACGCTCCGGGCCAGGCGGCTCCCCCGGTACGCCGCCCCGGCGATCGCCCTGGCGGCCGTCGCGGTCGCCGCCGCCGTCGTGTACGGCACGGGCATCGGCGGCCCGGTGCTCACCGTCGTCGTCGCCGCGCTGCTCTACCTGGCCGGCCTCTTCGCCGCCAGCAACGCGGTCGAGGGACGCCGGGCGGCCCGCAACCGCACCTGGAGCGCCCTGATCCACTCCGCGTTCGTGCTGGCCGTGCTGCCGCTGGCCTCCGTGGTCTGGACGCTGGTCAGCAAGGGCGTCGAGCGCCTCGACGGCAACTTCTTCGGCACCTCGATGAACAACATCGGGGCGCGCGACGCGAACGGCGGCGCGTACCACGCGATCGTCGGGACGCTGGAGCAGGTCGGCATCGCCACGCTGATCACCGTCCCGCTCGGCATCCTGTGCGCCATCTACGTGGTCGAGTACGGCCGCGGCCGGTTCGCGTTCGCGATCCGGTTCTTCGTCGACGTGATGACCGGCATCCCGTCCATCGTCGCCGGCCTGTTCGTGCTGGCGTTCTGGGTGCTGATCGTCTCGCCGGTGTTCAACGACGGGCGGCCCGGCTTCTCCGGGTTCGCCGCCGCGCTCGCGCTGAGCGTGCTCATGCTGCCCACCGTGGTCCGCTCCACCGAGGAGATGCTGCGTCTCGTCCCGGCGCCGCTGCGCGAGGGGGCGTACGCCCTCGGCGTGCCGAAGTGGAAGACCATCCTGCGGATCGTGCTGCCCACCGCGCTGCCGGGCATCGTGACGGGTGTGATGCTCGCCATCGCCCGGGCGGCCGGCGAGACGGCCCCGGTGCTGCTCGTCGCCGGCGGCGGCGCGGCGATCAACTTCAACCCGTTCGAGAACAACCAGTCGTCGCTGGCCCTCTTCGTCTACCAGCAGGCCGGCGACGCCTCGAAGTACGCCCCGGCGCGGGCGTGGACCGCGGCGCTGACCCTGGTCGCCCTCGTGCTGATCCTGACGGTCGCGGCGAAGCTGCTGGCCCGTCGCAACCGGCTCGGCCGATGA